In Platichthys flesus chromosome 20, fPlaFle2.1, whole genome shotgun sequence, a single genomic region encodes these proteins:
- the plekha1b gene encoding pleckstrin homology domain-containing family A member 1 isoform X3, with amino-acid sequence MPYKDRQNRSCGFLDIEENESSGRFLRRYFILDTQQCSLLWYMDNPQNLPKGAEKVGSLKLTYISKVSDATKHRPKAEFCFVINAGMRKFYLQANDQQDLVEWISVLNNATKITVPKPGEGHTVHAEPPQDVQGMKQVSYKTEIIGGVPITTATQEQGEGQNGGERGAVKRTQNQLPYFLSRGAQDQAVIKAGYCVKQGAVMKTWKRRYFMLEENALSYYKSDQEREALRVIALKEIHKVQECKQSELMMRDNLFEMVTSSRTFYIQADSPEDMHSWIKAISGAIVAQRGPGRSANTQITRQVIITGVTTNDTSAVV; translated from the exons ATGCCGTACAAGGACCGTCAGAACCGCAGCTGTGGCTTCCTGGACATCGAGGAGAACGAGAGCAGCGGCAGGTTCCTGCGCAGATACTTCATCCTGGACACGCAGCAGTGCAGCCTGCTGTGGTACATGGACAACCCACAG AATCTGCCTAAAGGTGCAGAGAAGGTGGGATCTCTGAAGCTCACCTACATCTCCAAG GTCAGCGATGCCACCAAACACAGGCCAAAGGCAGAGTTCTGCTTCG tCATAAATGCAGGAATGAGGAAGTTTTACCTTCAAGCCAATGACCAGCAGGACTTAGTGGAATGGATCAGTGTTCTCAACAACGCCACCAAGATAACt gttccAAAGCCCGGTGAAGGCCACACTGTCCACGCAGAGCCGCCACAGGACGTCCAGGGAATGAAGCAGGTCTCCTACAAGACTGAGATCATAGGAGGGGTCCCTATCACCACCGCTactcag gagcagggagaagggCAGAACGGGGGGGAGCGAGGAGCTGTGAAGCGGACTCAGAACCAGCTGCCCTACTTCCTGTCCAGAGGAGCCCAGGACCAGGCCGTCATCAAGGCCGGATACTGCGTCAAACAAGGAGCTGTG atGAAGACGTGGAAGAGGAGGTACTTCATGCTGGAGGAAAACGCTCTCAGCTACTACAAATCAGACCAG GAGCGCGAGGCGCTGAGAGTCATCGCTCTGAAGGAGATCCACAAAGTTCAGGAGTGTAAACAGAG CGAGCTGATGATGAGGGACAATCTGTTTGAGATGGTCACCAGCTCCAGGACCTTCTACATTCAG gCTGACAGTCCAGAGGACATGCACAGCTGGATCAAAGCCATCTCAGGAGCCATCGTGGCTCAGCGTGGCCCCGGACGCTCAGCCAACACT CAGATAACACGTCAGGTTATTATCACTGGAGTCACGACCAATGATACATCAGCAGTTGTTTGA
- the plekha1b gene encoding pleckstrin homology domain-containing family A member 1 isoform X1: MPYKDRQNRSCGFLDIEENESSGRFLRRYFILDTQQCSLLWYMDNPQNLPKGAEKVGSLKLTYISKVSDATKHRPKAEFCFVINAGMRKFYLQANDQQDLVEWISVLNNATKITVPKPGEGHTVHAEPPQDVQGMKQVSYKTEIIGGVPITTATQEQGEGQNGGERGAVKRTQNQLPYFLSRGAQDQAVIKAGYCVKQGAVMKTWKRRYFMLEENALSYYKSDQEREALRVIALKEIHKVQECKQSELMMRDNLFEMVTSSRTFYIQADSPEDMHSWIKAISGAIVAQRGPGRSANTEHSDQSSPSPTSSSTFYYPLEPELHYPQSSAGSQSHAGHAPAGRLPGPAPLEAEPVGDRAPPPTLPPVAAGDVPVLPVTENHSPWKHRSGEEELNRCPPEKSDLQITLI; the protein is encoded by the exons ATGCCGTACAAGGACCGTCAGAACCGCAGCTGTGGCTTCCTGGACATCGAGGAGAACGAGAGCAGCGGCAGGTTCCTGCGCAGATACTTCATCCTGGACACGCAGCAGTGCAGCCTGCTGTGGTACATGGACAACCCACAG AATCTGCCTAAAGGTGCAGAGAAGGTGGGATCTCTGAAGCTCACCTACATCTCCAAG GTCAGCGATGCCACCAAACACAGGCCAAAGGCAGAGTTCTGCTTCG tCATAAATGCAGGAATGAGGAAGTTTTACCTTCAAGCCAATGACCAGCAGGACTTAGTGGAATGGATCAGTGTTCTCAACAACGCCACCAAGATAACt gttccAAAGCCCGGTGAAGGCCACACTGTCCACGCAGAGCCGCCACAGGACGTCCAGGGAATGAAGCAGGTCTCCTACAAGACTGAGATCATAGGAGGGGTCCCTATCACCACCGCTactcag gagcagggagaagggCAGAACGGGGGGGAGCGAGGAGCTGTGAAGCGGACTCAGAACCAGCTGCCCTACTTCCTGTCCAGAGGAGCCCAGGACCAGGCCGTCATCAAGGCCGGATACTGCGTCAAACAAGGAGCTGTG atGAAGACGTGGAAGAGGAGGTACTTCATGCTGGAGGAAAACGCTCTCAGCTACTACAAATCAGACCAG GAGCGCGAGGCGCTGAGAGTCATCGCTCTGAAGGAGATCCACAAAGTTCAGGAGTGTAAACAGAG CGAGCTGATGATGAGGGACAATCTGTTTGAGATGGTCACCAGCTCCAGGACCTTCTACATTCAG gCTGACAGTCCAGAGGACATGCACAGCTGGATCAAAGCCATCTCAGGAGCCATCGTGGCTCAGCGTGGCCCCGGACGCTCAGCCAACACT gaGCACAGTGACCAGTCCTCTCCGTCCCCaacgtcctcctccaccttctacTACCCCCTCGAGCCGgaactacactacccacaatcctcagcgGGTTCTCAGTCTCACGCTGGACACGCCCCAGCCGGACGACTTCCTGGGCCTGCTCCCCTGGAGGCTGAGCCGGTCGGGGACAGGGCCCCTCCCCCCACGCTCCCGCCTGTCGCTGCAGGAGACGTCCCAGTCCTCCCAGTGACGGAGAACCATTCACCCTGGAAGCACCGCAGCGGAGAGGAGGAGCTTAACCGCTGCCCCCCCGAGAAATCTGACCTGCAAATTACCCTCATTTGA
- the plekha1b gene encoding pleckstrin homology domain-containing family A member 1 isoform X4, producing MPYKDRQNRSCGFLDIEENESSGRFLRRYFILDTQQCSLLWYMDNPQNLPKGAEKVGSLKLTYISKVSDATKHRPKAEFCFVINAGMRKFYLQANDQQDLVEWISVLNNATKITVPKPGEGHTVHAEPPQDVQGMKQVSYKTEIIGGVPITTATQEQGEGQNGGERGAVKRTQNQLPYFLSRGAQDQAVIKAGYCVKQGAVMKTWKRRYFMLEENALSYYKSDQEREALRVIALKEIHKVQECKQSELMMRDNLFEMVTSSRTFYIQADSPEDMHSWIKAISGAIVAQRGPGRSANTITRQVIITGVTTNDTSAVV from the exons ATGCCGTACAAGGACCGTCAGAACCGCAGCTGTGGCTTCCTGGACATCGAGGAGAACGAGAGCAGCGGCAGGTTCCTGCGCAGATACTTCATCCTGGACACGCAGCAGTGCAGCCTGCTGTGGTACATGGACAACCCACAG AATCTGCCTAAAGGTGCAGAGAAGGTGGGATCTCTGAAGCTCACCTACATCTCCAAG GTCAGCGATGCCACCAAACACAGGCCAAAGGCAGAGTTCTGCTTCG tCATAAATGCAGGAATGAGGAAGTTTTACCTTCAAGCCAATGACCAGCAGGACTTAGTGGAATGGATCAGTGTTCTCAACAACGCCACCAAGATAACt gttccAAAGCCCGGTGAAGGCCACACTGTCCACGCAGAGCCGCCACAGGACGTCCAGGGAATGAAGCAGGTCTCCTACAAGACTGAGATCATAGGAGGGGTCCCTATCACCACCGCTactcag gagcagggagaagggCAGAACGGGGGGGAGCGAGGAGCTGTGAAGCGGACTCAGAACCAGCTGCCCTACTTCCTGTCCAGAGGAGCCCAGGACCAGGCCGTCATCAAGGCCGGATACTGCGTCAAACAAGGAGCTGTG atGAAGACGTGGAAGAGGAGGTACTTCATGCTGGAGGAAAACGCTCTCAGCTACTACAAATCAGACCAG GAGCGCGAGGCGCTGAGAGTCATCGCTCTGAAGGAGATCCACAAAGTTCAGGAGTGTAAACAGAG CGAGCTGATGATGAGGGACAATCTGTTTGAGATGGTCACCAGCTCCAGGACCTTCTACATTCAG gCTGACAGTCCAGAGGACATGCACAGCTGGATCAAAGCCATCTCAGGAGCCATCGTGGCTCAGCGTGGCCCCGGACGCTCAGCCAACACT ATAACACGTCAGGTTATTATCACTGGAGTCACGACCAATGATACATCAGCAGTTGTTTGA
- the plekha1b gene encoding pleckstrin homology domain-containing family A member 1 isoform X2 translates to MPYKDRQNRSCGFLDIEENESSGRFLRRYFILDTQQCSLLWYMDNPQNLPKGAEKVGSLKLTYISKVSDATKHRPKAEFCFVINAGMRKFYLQANDQQDLVEWISVLNNATKITVPKPGEGHTVHAEPPQDVQGMKQVSYKTEIIGGVPITTATQEQGEGQNGGERGAVKRTQNQLPYFLSRGAQDQAVIKAGYCVKQGAVMKTWKRRYFMLEENALSYYKSDQEREALRVIALKEIHKVQECKQSELMMRDNLFEMVTSSRTFYIQADSPEDMHSWIKAISGAIVAQRGPGRSANTVRQARRLSSPCIQRYTPFCSGECSTSTVTSPLRPQRPPPPSTTPSSRNYTTHNPQRVLSLTLDTPQPDDFLGLLPWRLSRSGTGPLPPRSRLSLQETSQSSQ, encoded by the exons ATGCCGTACAAGGACCGTCAGAACCGCAGCTGTGGCTTCCTGGACATCGAGGAGAACGAGAGCAGCGGCAGGTTCCTGCGCAGATACTTCATCCTGGACACGCAGCAGTGCAGCCTGCTGTGGTACATGGACAACCCACAG AATCTGCCTAAAGGTGCAGAGAAGGTGGGATCTCTGAAGCTCACCTACATCTCCAAG GTCAGCGATGCCACCAAACACAGGCCAAAGGCAGAGTTCTGCTTCG tCATAAATGCAGGAATGAGGAAGTTTTACCTTCAAGCCAATGACCAGCAGGACTTAGTGGAATGGATCAGTGTTCTCAACAACGCCACCAAGATAACt gttccAAAGCCCGGTGAAGGCCACACTGTCCACGCAGAGCCGCCACAGGACGTCCAGGGAATGAAGCAGGTCTCCTACAAGACTGAGATCATAGGAGGGGTCCCTATCACCACCGCTactcag gagcagggagaagggCAGAACGGGGGGGAGCGAGGAGCTGTGAAGCGGACTCAGAACCAGCTGCCCTACTTCCTGTCCAGAGGAGCCCAGGACCAGGCCGTCATCAAGGCCGGATACTGCGTCAAACAAGGAGCTGTG atGAAGACGTGGAAGAGGAGGTACTTCATGCTGGAGGAAAACGCTCTCAGCTACTACAAATCAGACCAG GAGCGCGAGGCGCTGAGAGTCATCGCTCTGAAGGAGATCCACAAAGTTCAGGAGTGTAAACAGAG CGAGCTGATGATGAGGGACAATCTGTTTGAGATGGTCACCAGCTCCAGGACCTTCTACATTCAG gCTGACAGTCCAGAGGACATGCACAGCTGGATCAAAGCCATCTCAGGAGCCATCGTGGCTCAGCGTGGCCCCGGACGCTCAGCCAACACT GTGCGTCAGGCCAGAAGGCTGTCCAGCCCTTGTATACAGAGGTATACTCCCTTCTGCAGTGGGGAATGCAGCAC gaGCACAGTGACCAGTCCTCTCCGTCCCCaacgtcctcctccaccttctacTACCCCCTCGAGCCGgaactacactacccacaatcctcagcgGGTTCTCAGTCTCACGCTGGACACGCCCCAGCCGGACGACTTCCTGGGCCTGCTCCCCTGGAGGCTGAGCCGGTCGGGGACAGGGCCCCTCCCCCCACGCTCCCGCCTGTCGCTGCAGGAGACGTCCCAGTCCTCCCAGTGA